In one window of Kosmotoga pacifica DNA:
- a CDS encoding metal ABC transporter substrate-binding protein yields MKLKRLLVVIGFLVIASFALALNIVTTINPYYLLIKEITAGVDDVKLIIEPGQNPHLYSPDIEDIRELSEADIIIANGFELESFMAEKLKWLEKSGKKVVYVSSYVNNALLSADEADKHVNPHIWLSLSLLTEYIIPGLTRDLAAEAPQNSAVYSANAEKLIQSLQEMHEDLLNFFKEFSGTKVLMSHPSFYYFFRDFGIETVPIFEGHGDEPTISELKTIIEAAKNGEFIAAFGEYQQNNRSTEIIIKESGIRGGELDPLGIGRSSFEELLLWNIEHIKETIYAR; encoded by the coding sequence ATGAAACTCAAAAGGCTGTTGGTCGTAATAGGATTTTTAGTTATCGCCTCTTTTGCTTTAGCTTTGAATATTGTAACCACTATAAATCCATATTATCTCCTCATTAAGGAGATCACCGCTGGAGTCGATGACGTTAAGCTCATAATAGAACCAGGCCAAAACCCGCACTTATATTCTCCTGACATAGAGGACATAAGAGAATTATCCGAGGCTGATATTATAATTGCAAATGGCTTTGAACTGGAAAGTTTCATGGCTGAAAAGCTAAAGTGGCTTGAAAAATCCGGAAAAAAAGTTGTCTACGTTTCTTCTTATGTCAATAACGCGCTCCTTTCCGCAGATGAGGCAGATAAACATGTTAACCCTCATATATGGCTGAGCCTTTCATTGCTGACAGAATATATTATTCCCGGTTTGACCAGAGATTTAGCAGCTGAAGCTCCTCAAAATTCTGCTGTGTACAGTGCAAATGCTGAAAAGCTCATACAATCTCTTCAGGAAATGCATGAAGATCTTTTGAACTTCTTCAAAGAGTTTTCGGGTACAAAAGTGTTGATGTCCCATCCGAGTTTCTACTACTTTTTCAGAGATTTCGGAATCGAAACCGTTCCCATTTTCGAAGGCCATGGCGATGAACCGACTATTTCCGAGCTAAAAACCATAATTGAGGCCGCAAAAAACGGCGAATTCATCGCGGCTTTCGGAGAATATCAGCAGAATAACAGATCCACCGAAATAATTATAAAGGAGAGTGGTATCAGAGGTGGCGAACTTGACCCCCTCGGTATTGGTAGGAGTTCCTTTGAGGAGCTGCTGTTATGGAATATTGAACATATAAAGGAGACCATATATGCCCGGTGA
- a CDS encoding Fur family transcriptional regulator, with the protein MIIIFLTMFDSYYRIICKWFAQMIREVITVRGFTKLRKDILNIIEKSKAPLCAEEIYQKLEQKPNLSSVYRGLYYLEENGMIKSITFDKNTRYFFRSTNHPKHYLYCKECGNIEAFDVCFADKIQEKLEKKHDYKILDHIFYFIGICSNCKKKM; encoded by the coding sequence ATGATCATAATCTTCTTGACAATGTTTGACAGTTATTATAGAATAATATGCAAATGGTTTGCGCAAATGATTCGCGAGGTGATAACAGTGAGAGGCTTTACAAAATTGAGAAAGGATATTTTGAACATCATAGAAAAATCTAAAGCCCCTTTATGTGCCGAAGAAATATACCAGAAACTTGAACAAAAGCCCAATCTCTCGAGTGTATACAGGGGACTTTATTATCTCGAAGAAAATGGAATGATCAAGTCCATTACCTTTGACAAAAACACGAGGTATTTTTTCAGATCCACCAACCACCCAAAGCATTATCTGTACTGCAAAGAGTGCGGGAACATCGAAGCTTTCGATGTATGTTTTGCTGATAAGATACAGGAAAAGCTGGAAAAAAAGCACGATTACAAAATTCTTGACCACATATTTTATTTCATCGGTATATGCTCGAACTGTAAAAAGAAAATGTGA
- a CDS encoding restriction endonuclease, protein MLTDIDFASLSRYLLIYAVPPIVVALIALVYVFTRKRRAKMALKSMLLVDNLSGKDFERFLLFLFKRLGYKARLTRRGKDQGADLVIKKWIFWTAVQAKRYNGSVGNFAVQEVYASRKIYNCRKAMVVTNRTFTREARELAEKNKVTLWDREKLLKAMTKAGITPKMVGRIVTRRKD, encoded by the coding sequence ATGCTCACAGATATCGATTTTGCTTCCTTATCCAGGTACCTCTTGATTTACGCTGTGCCTCCCATAGTGGTTGCCCTAATAGCGCTTGTCTATGTGTTTACTCGCAAAAGAAGGGCGAAAATGGCGTTGAAGAGTATGTTGCTTGTAGACAACCTTTCAGGGAAGGATTTTGAGAGATTTCTCCTCTTTCTCTTCAAAAGGCTTGGCTATAAAGCCCGGCTCACCAGACGCGGCAAGGATCAGGGTGCTGACCTTGTCATAAAAAAGTGGATATTCTGGACAGCCGTTCAGGCAAAAAGATACAACGGCTCAGTTGGTAACTTTGCGGTTCAGGAAGTTTACGCTTCAAGGAAGATATATAACTGTCGAAAAGCTATGGTCGTTACAAACCGCACATTCACCCGTGAAGCTAGGGAACTGGCAGAGAAGAATAAAGTTACATTGTGGGACAGAGAAAAACTTCTGAAAGCCATGACAAAGGCGGGTATAACACCAAAGATGGTGGGAAGGATTGTTACCAGGCGAAAAGATTAA
- a CDS encoding metal ABC transporter ATP-binding protein, producing MPGDVILRVENLNYSIGRNQILKNISFEINRGEFVGLIGPNGAGKSTLIRAIIGELEGFQGKVEVKGKIGYLPQQNNFERDFPITVRDTVAMGLYKNKGPFKFFNKADWKKVRNLLEMVGVAELSDRRIGVLSGGEYQRVMLARALATDPEILILDEPEAGIDEMGKTSFYKLLNELKKEIELTLLMVSHDIGLVFDACDRIMCLNKTLHCHKSTQEVSPEDLRVIFSPDFDLLIRGKDHLHKEHEL from the coding sequence ATGCCCGGTGATGTGATACTGAGAGTTGAAAATCTCAATTACAGTATAGGAAGAAATCAGATACTGAAAAATATTTCTTTTGAAATAAACCGTGGAGAGTTCGTCGGTCTTATCGGACCAAATGGTGCTGGAAAATCCACACTGATCCGTGCCATTATCGGCGAACTCGAGGGTTTTCAGGGAAAGGTAGAAGTAAAAGGAAAAATTGGTTATCTTCCGCAGCAAAACAACTTTGAAAGGGACTTCCCAATAACTGTACGAGATACTGTTGCTATGGGTCTTTACAAAAACAAAGGTCCATTTAAGTTTTTCAATAAAGCCGATTGGAAAAAGGTAAGGAATTTGTTGGAGATGGTCGGTGTCGCTGAGCTAAGCGATAGGAGAATAGGTGTACTTTCTGGTGGTGAATATCAGCGAGTGATGCTCGCAAGAGCCCTCGCAACCGATCCAGAAATCCTGATTCTTGATGAGCCCGAAGCAGGTATCGATGAAATGGGGAAAACCTCGTTTTATAAGCTGTTGAACGAGTTGAAAAAAGAAATAGAATTGACATTGCTCATGGTTAGCCACGATATCGGATTAGTCTTCGACGCGTGTGATAGAATAATGTGCCTTAACAAGACACTTCACTGCCACAAGAGTACCCAGGAAGTTTCGCCAGAAGATCTTAGGGTTATCTTTTCACCCGATTTTGACCTGCTAATAAGAGGTAAAGATCATCTGCATAAGGAGCACGAGTTATGA
- a CDS encoding SDH family Clp fold serine proteinase produces MMDIGTFIFQIFWMLFVLSMFVPFLRSFNLKGTRMAMIRDLENKRKSRVITLIHRQEAMSFFGLKMNRFIDIEDSEEVLRAIKMTPDDMPIDFIIHTPGGLVLAAEQIARALKNHKGKVTVFVPHYAMSGGTLIALSADEIVMDENAVLGPLDPQIGQYPAASILSVLERKDKNSIDDETMILADISKKAIEQMKKFVRELLVEKMDEEKAEELANKLCTGTWTHDYPITIEEAQELGLKVNSNMPEEIYSLMNLYKQTEQRRPSVQYIPLPYRKSEKNND; encoded by the coding sequence CTGATGGATATAGGCACATTCATATTCCAGATATTCTGGATGCTGTTTGTTCTCAGCATGTTTGTACCTTTCCTTCGCTCTTTCAATTTGAAGGGCACGAGGATGGCGATGATCAGAGACTTAGAAAACAAAAGGAAAAGCAGAGTGATAACGCTTATTCACAGGCAGGAAGCAATGAGTTTTTTCGGTTTAAAAATGAACAGGTTCATAGACATCGAAGACTCAGAAGAGGTATTGAGAGCCATTAAAATGACGCCGGATGATATGCCGATTGATTTTATCATCCACACGCCAGGGGGTCTCGTTTTAGCGGCAGAGCAAATCGCCAGAGCTTTGAAGAACCACAAAGGGAAGGTTACGGTGTTTGTACCGCATTATGCGATGTCAGGCGGTACACTCATAGCCCTTTCAGCTGATGAAATTGTCATGGATGAAAACGCGGTGCTCGGACCGCTGGATCCACAGATAGGACAATATCCAGCCGCATCAATCTTGAGCGTGCTGGAAAGAAAAGATAAAAACAGTATCGATGATGAAACAATGATACTCGCTGATATATCAAAAAAAGCGATTGAACAAATGAAAAAATTCGTAAGAGAACTGCTTGTAGAAAAGATGGACGAAGAAAAAGCTGAAGAGCTCGCCAATAAGCTGTGTACGGGTACATGGACTCATGACTATCCCATCACCATTGAAGAAGCCCAGGAACTTGGCTTGAAAGTGAATTCAAATATGCCCGAAGAAATTTATTCTCTCATGAACCTTTACAAACAAACTGAACAGCGCAGACCTTCTGTTCAATACATTCCGCTACCGTATAGAAAATCTGAGAAAAACAATGACTAA
- a CDS encoding metal ABC transporter permease translates to MNFFQDMLVFDFLRNAFIASILVSILTALFSTVVVLRKIEFIGDGAAHASFGGLALGFLLGISSTLVAAISAVVFAITISYFSRKKRVSENSMIGIMLPLFMALGVIFLSFVKGYTPDVMSYLFGNVLLVVDGDVKLLMLLTIFAAIFFLLFHREIVYYAFDEKMARHFGVNTGLIHYSMLIGISLSIVASVKIAGIILVTAFLVTPAATAKLLLKSFKGVAFFAIFLSSIASVTGMVSAYYLNIPPGPAIVVVLFAEFVTVYSLSKNRNA, encoded by the coding sequence ATGAACTTTTTTCAAGATATGTTGGTTTTTGACTTTTTGAGAAACGCTTTCATCGCAAGCATCCTGGTGAGTATTCTCACGGCACTCTTTTCAACGGTAGTCGTTCTGAGAAAAATTGAGTTTATCGGCGATGGAGCCGCCCACGCTTCTTTTGGCGGACTCGCTCTGGGCTTTTTACTCGGAATCAGCAGCACACTGGTGGCTGCCATTTCAGCCGTTGTTTTCGCTATAACAATAAGTTACTTCAGTCGAAAAAAGCGTGTCTCTGAGAACAGCATGATAGGCATCATGCTGCCATTATTTATGGCGCTTGGGGTGATATTTCTATCATTTGTCAAGGGTTATACTCCCGATGTGATGAGCTACCTCTTTGGAAATGTACTCCTCGTCGTAGACGGAGATGTAAAGCTTTTGATGCTCCTCACAATCTTCGCAGCCATATTCTTTCTACTCTTTCACAGAGAAATAGTTTATTACGCCTTTGACGAGAAGATGGCACGTCATTTTGGAGTCAACACTGGACTTATACACTATTCGATGCTTATTGGTATCTCTTTGAGCATTGTGGCATCGGTAAAGATAGCCGGAATAATCCTGGTCACAGCATTTCTCGTTACCCCTGCCGCAACGGCCAAGCTGTTATTAAAGAGTTTCAAAGGAGTGGCCTTTTTCGCGATATTTCTCAGCTCAATTGCTTCAGTAACTGGAATGGTATCTGCTTACTATCTCAATATTCCTCCTGGGCCAGCGATTGTCGTTGTTCTCTTTGCTGAGTTCGTGACAGTTTATTCGTTGTCGAAAAACAGAAACGCCTGA
- a CDS encoding GntP family permease yields MGVWLVVLLFLSVLFIIISTIRWKLHPFLALLFAAFGFGIFSGMKLPDIMSSITGGFGGTVGYIGIVIVAGTIIGTFLEKSGGAFTMAESVLKATGKKRVPLAMSIIGYIVSIPVFCDSGFVILSPLNKALSKRAKITLATSAIALSLGLYATHTMVPPTPGPIAAAGILNADLGAVILWGLLVSIPAMLVGWLFAIKAGSKIQIDPEPEFTEEAIQEKMKEAPKAANAFLPLVLPIILILLKSISDFPTHPFGEGAFKTFIGFIGHPVTALMIGVLIAFTLPKKLDKEMLSTTGWVGQALINAALIIMITAAGGAFGKVLQNSGIAGVIGDTLAKANLGIWLPFIIAAGIKSAQGSSTVAIITTASLMAPLMEPLGFTATAAKALVVVAIGAGSMVVSHANDSYFWVVTQFSRMDVKTGYKLQTLGTLIEGMSAAVVVWIISLFAL; encoded by the coding sequence ATGGGCGTCTGGTTGGTGGTTCTGCTATTTTTGTCGGTATTGTTTATCATTATTTCCACAATCAGGTGGAAACTGCATCCATTTCTCGCGTTGCTCTTCGCAGCTTTTGGTTTTGGTATTTTCTCCGGAATGAAACTTCCAGACATCATGTCATCCATCACTGGCGGCTTCGGCGGTACCGTCGGATATATCGGTATCGTAATTGTTGCCGGGACAATTATAGGCACGTTCCTTGAAAAATCTGGCGGTGCCTTCACTATGGCTGAGAGTGTGTTGAAGGCGACAGGGAAAAAGAGAGTACCCCTCGCCATGTCAATTATCGGTTATATTGTTTCAATTCCAGTTTTCTGTGATTCAGGCTTTGTCATTCTAAGCCCCCTGAACAAAGCCCTTTCCAAGAGAGCAAAAATCACTCTAGCCACCAGCGCAATAGCCCTTAGCCTTGGTCTGTACGCAACACATACCATGGTTCCTCCCACACCCGGTCCCATCGCGGCGGCGGGAATATTGAACGCCGATCTCGGAGCTGTAATCTTGTGGGGGTTGCTCGTCTCCATCCCTGCCATGCTCGTAGGCTGGTTATTTGCTATAAAAGCTGGTTCTAAAATTCAGATAGATCCCGAGCCAGAATTTACCGAAGAGGCCATTCAGGAAAAGATGAAGGAAGCCCCTAAAGCCGCGAACGCATTTTTACCCCTTGTGCTTCCGATAATCCTTATCCTTCTGAAGTCTATCTCTGATTTCCCAACACATCCCTTTGGTGAAGGTGCTTTCAAGACATTCATAGGGTTCATAGGTCATCCAGTAACAGCGTTGATGATTGGTGTGCTTATTGCCTTCACGCTTCCTAAAAAGCTGGATAAAGAAATGCTTTCCACTACTGGATGGGTCGGTCAGGCTTTGATTAATGCCGCTCTTATCATCATGATTACGGCGGCCGGTGGAGCCTTTGGGAAAGTTCTTCAGAATTCTGGCATTGCGGGTGTTATCGGTGATACCCTTGCAAAGGCTAATCTTGGAATCTGGCTTCCTTTTATCATAGCAGCAGGTATAAAGAGTGCACAGGGGTCTTCCACGGTTGCCATCATCACCACAGCGTCTCTAATGGCTCCCCTGATGGAACCTCTGGGATTCACGGCTACTGCAGCTAAGGCTCTCGTAGTCGTCGCTATTGGTGCGGGTTCTATGGTCGTTTCCCACGCTAACGACAGTTACTTCTGGGTAGTGACTCAGTTCTCCAGAATGGACGTTAAAACAGGCTATAAACTTCAGACGCTTGGTACACTGATTGAAGGAATGTCCGCTGCAGTGGTAGTATGGATTATAAGTCTCTTTGCTTTGTAA
- a CDS encoding NAD(P)/FAD-dependent oxidoreductase: protein MVVYDVIVIGAGPAGLFTAINTANCGMKVIILEKKKSPAKKLLISGSGQCNLTHTGSITDFLSHYGDNGRFVKPALYAFDNRRLIKYFKDRGLDTIIKEEGKVFPSTMKAEDVLNVLLLDAKKKSVTLKCETPVVDVKRLGNGFNVITREKLYNSKSLVIATGGKSYPWTGSEGDGYRFAAKFGHNIIKPEPALVPFYIKNFQLQELSGISFEGARVAIWRDGKKISERKEPLLITHRGFSGPSILHLSRIAVTGDEISVNFLDITHEEFERNLMAQGNILVRTRLRKLGYPVRLLDKLMQDCGLSLNLKISQLNKIARKKLVRIFTDYRTVIEKGGFNIAMVTKGGVDLKEINPKTMESKKVKGLYFVGEVLNIDGDTGGYNLQAAFSSAYLAAKSLCG from the coding sequence ATGGTCGTGTACGACGTGATCGTTATAGGCGCGGGTCCAGCAGGGCTTTTCACAGCCATTAATACTGCTAATTGTGGAATGAAGGTGATAATTCTCGAAAAGAAAAAGAGTCCTGCAAAGAAACTGCTAATTTCGGGCTCTGGTCAGTGTAACCTGACTCACACGGGTTCGATAACTGATTTTCTCTCACACTATGGTGATAACGGAAGGTTCGTCAAGCCAGCGTTGTACGCATTCGATAATCGGAGGCTCATCAAATATTTCAAAGACCGAGGGCTTGATACCATCATAAAAGAAGAAGGAAAGGTGTTTCCCTCAACGATGAAGGCTGAAGATGTTTTGAATGTTCTGCTACTGGATGCAAAGAAAAAAAGTGTTACCCTGAAATGTGAAACCCCCGTTGTCGATGTTAAGCGTCTCGGGAATGGTTTCAACGTCATAACGAGAGAAAAACTCTATAATTCGAAAAGTCTCGTAATTGCAACGGGTGGAAAATCTTATCCCTGGACTGGTTCAGAAGGCGATGGTTACAGATTCGCTGCAAAGTTCGGGCATAATATCATAAAGCCAGAACCCGCATTGGTTCCTTTTTACATAAAAAACTTCCAGCTTCAGGAGCTTTCTGGGATTTCTTTTGAAGGAGCCAGAGTAGCTATCTGGCGTGATGGTAAAAAGATATCTGAGCGGAAAGAGCCATTACTTATAACCCACAGGGGGTTCTCCGGCCCTTCAATACTGCACCTCTCAAGAATAGCAGTAACAGGTGATGAGATATCCGTTAATTTTCTGGACATAACTCATGAAGAGTTCGAGCGCAATCTGATGGCACAGGGGAATATCCTTGTTAGAACGAGATTGAGAAAACTTGGATACCCTGTGCGCCTGTTGGATAAACTGATGCAGGACTGCGGTCTTTCGCTTAACCTGAAGATAAGCCAGCTGAATAAAATTGCCCGCAAAAAACTCGTGAGAATCTTCACAGATTATCGAACAGTAATTGAAAAAGGTGGTTTCAACATCGCCATGGTTACAAAGGGTGGCGTTGACCTCAAAGAGATTAATCCCAAAACAATGGAATCTAAAAAGGTAAAGGGATTATATTTTGTCGGAGAGGTCCTGAATATAGATGGCGATACGGGAGGGTACAACCTTCAGGCAGCCTTTTCTTCAGCTTACCTCGCAGCGAAATCGCTGTGTGGTTAA